Proteins from one Nicotiana tabacum cultivar K326 chromosome 23, ASM71507v2, whole genome shotgun sequence genomic window:
- the LOC107768424 gene encoding LOB domain-containing protein 6-like has product MTNVVNNTQNISPLATPASATTYAVTTSTRSNPSNITRVASRGGGGGGSGANGSQACAACKYQRRRCASVCPLAPYFPAERQKDFLNAHKLFGVSNILKVLKNVPPFQKDNAMKALIFEANIRADDPVGGSHRVIQNLHRQINLYQAQLQLVYHQIVRVQEAAIQEQQNFNTMASVRGTNSTLNFDMLPLHDLHGFDRSNSISLGEAGSSSQIVKGKGVERFSSAEEFEAKTMMTHSDGKQPLVESEHIKPYFGSIHNFKGKGVTTELRFVS; this is encoded by the coding sequence ATGACAAATGTTGTCAACAACACTCAAAATATCTCCCCTCTAGCTACTCCTGCTTCTGCTACTACTTATGCAGTCACTACTTCCACTAGAAGTAACCCGAGTAACATTACAAGGGTTGCTTCCCGAGGCGGTGGCGGCGGTGGAAGTGGAGCAAATGGTTCGCAAGCTTGCGCTGCGTGCAAGTATCAACGCAGAAGATGTGCGTCTGTTTGTCCGTTAGCCCCTTATTTTCCAGCCGAAAGGCAGAAAGATTTTCTCAATGCCCACAAACTTTTCGGTGTTAGTAACATATTGAAGGTCCTAAAAAATGTGCCTCCGTTTCAGAAAGACAACGCTATGAAAGCATTAATCTTTGAGGCTAATATTCGTGCCGACGACCCTGTTGGAGGGAGTCATCGAGTCATCCAGAATCTACATCGGCAAATTAATCTATATCAGGCACAATTGCAACTTGTTTATCACCAAATTGTGCGGGTCCAAGAGGCTGCTATCCAAGAACAGCAAAATTTTAATACGATGGCTTCAGTTCGTGGAACTAATAGTACTTTGAATTTTGATATGTTGCCGCTGCATGACCTTCATGGCTTCGACAGATCTAATTCAATTTCTCTTGGAGAAGCAGGATCAAGCAGTCAAATAGTAAAAGGAAAAGGAGTCGAGAGATTCAGTAGTGCTGAAGAATTTGAAGCTAAAACAATGATGACACATTCAGATGGCAAACAACCTTTGGTTGAATCTGAGCATATCAAGCCATATTTTGGAAGTATTCATAATTTTAAAGGCAAAGGAGTAACAACAGAATTAAGGTTTGTTAGTTAG